The sequence below is a genomic window from Paenibacillus silvisoli.
CGGGATAACGCCTTCCTTATGAAGCATGACCGCGGCTTGATACGCCGCAACGCCTCCTCCGCTGTGCCCGATAAACAATACGGGCTTGCCCGCAGACAGGTGACGCACCTGTCCCGCAACGGCGCGGGCGCCCGACTGTACCGCCCTGCGAAACCGATAGAGATCTTTGCGTACCCGCAGCAGCTGATGGAAGAAGTTTTGGGTGTGGTCGCCGTACGGAAACAATTCGCGAATGCTTGAAGCCCGGCCGGCTTCGGAATAGCGCCGCTGCAGCTCTTTGACGCATTCGGTAAAGATCGCCCGTGTGGAGCCGACGCCAGCCAATAGATAAACATCCCAATCCAAGGTAACTGCCTGCATGCTGTCTCACCGCCCAGTTGGTTATGCCGCCGGTCATGCGAGCGGCCTCTGCAGTTAGTATGCGGCGGTGAAT
It includes:
- a CDS encoding alpha/beta hydrolase family protein; the encoded protein is MQAVTLDWDVYLLAGVGSTRAIFTECVKELQRRYSEAGRASSIRELFPYGDHTQNFFHQLLRVRKDLYRFRRAVQSGARAVAGQVRHLSAGKPVLFIGHSGGGVAAYQAAVMLHKEGVIPDWRVIQVGSPKMPIEEEYRSKVHYVVAVNENGDCADFITRLGSWGGISRSRYGIWYWNRVKYAPKHIIPIPLLGGHQHYFRKEAPYVHPERGPNLVVMIDAIWERVARELCLAASSIM